A single window of Pogona vitticeps strain Pit_001003342236 chromosome 11, PviZW2.1, whole genome shotgun sequence DNA harbors:
- the LOC110074297 gene encoding ligand of Numb protein X 2 has translation MAQSAGEEPGSKVRELCGECGQFHSLPDNHLYNFQDEVDDDLTCHICLQPLLQPMDTPCGHTYCFKCLENFMREYSFCPMDRKKLSFQHCRKSSLLVRNLLDKLIVLCPFQDDCKETMQRCELEAHLQNRCPGFKKYKAQIERKKNPCPNSKPDSLSRPEANSVKELGGCSSAPPVVSGSSVPAVDSLETPEPGMVNPAFDGSEEDLPQRASLVAETNAIEIHREDPEEELGMRIVGGKDTPLGNVVVQEVLPDSVVAVDGRIAPGDHILEVNGLNVSSVTHCQALSLLRQPCAVLHLIVLQEKGFVTKTGQPDSSPTINQRVIHVTLVKRDRSEPLGIKLIRKTDEPGIFVLDLLDGGLAAKNGKLCQNDKVLSINGQDLRQGTPEAAAHIIQTSEARVNFVVLRQSGGQLSDAVEDGGALSTSNSSSSSSSSGGGSPVHRRRRPEQIHYRRKSSYQKALPQGYLSQEKIVTIKKEPKESLGITIGGGRDVKNKLPLYVTSVQPIGCLYRDGRIKKGDILLSINNVNLTFLSYDEAVSALKSNAALHTVVLKALEIVVPEKATEFLEAPDSRENRFSWAPLWITWLGLPSHLHCCQDIILHKSNSESWGFSIVGGFEESKGSQPFFIKTIVPGTPAFRDRRLKCGDEIVAVNGMSAVGMSNGELIPMLKEQRNKVTLTVVSWPGSLV, from the exons TTGAAAACTTCATGAGGGAGTACAGCTTCTGCCCCATGGACCGGAAAAAACTGTCTTTCCAGCATTGCCGGAAATCCAGCCTTTTAGTGAGGAACCTCCTGGATAAGCTGATTGTTCTTTGTCCCTTTCAAGATGACTGTAAGGAGACGATGCAGCGTTGCGAGCTGGAGGCTCATTTGCAAAACAG GTGTCCCGGCTTCAAAAAGTACAAAGCTCAGATAGAGCGGAAAAAGAATCCTTGCCCCAATTCGAAGCCCGATTCTCTTTCAAGACCGGAAGCAAACTCGGTGAAAGAACTGGGAGGGTGCAGCAGCGCGCCGCCCGTGGTGTCTGGCAGCTCCGTTCCTGCCGTTGACTCGCTGGAGACCCCGGAACCTGGGATGGTTAATCCAGCCTTTGATGGGAGTGAAGAAG ATTTACCCCAAAGGGCTAGCCTTGTAGCAGAGACGAATGCCATTGAAATTCACCGAGAAGACCCCGAGGAGGAACTCGGGATGCGAATAGTTGGGGGGAAAGACACACCTCTTGGCAATGTTGTTGTCCAGGAAGTTCTTCCAGATTCAGTGGTTGCTGTGGATGGAAGAATTGCACCGGGAGACCATATCCTGGAG GTAAACGGACTCAACGTAAGCAGTGTGACGCACTGCCAAGCTCTTTCCTTACTGCGCCAGCCCTGCGCTGTGCTCCACCTCATTGTGCTCCAAGAGAAGGGATTTGTCACCAAGACGGGGCAACCGGATTCCAGTCCTACAATAAACCAGCGAGTGATCCATGTTACTCTTGTAAAGAGAGACCGGTCTGAACCTCTCGGCATCAAACTGATCAGGAAGACAGACGAGCCAGGGATTTTTGTTTTGGATTTGTTAGATGGAGGCTTGGCAGCCAAAAACGGGAAGCTCTGTCAGAATGATAAAGTCCTTTCTATAAACGGGCAGGATCTACGCCAGGGAACACCTGAAGCAGCAGCACACATAATTCAG accAGCGAAGCCAGAGTCAACTTTGTGGTTCTCCGCCAGTCTGGTGGGCAGCTCTCGGATGCTGTTGAAGACGGTGGCGCCTTAAGCACGAGCAacagcagtagtagcagcagcagcagcggaggGGGAAGCCCCGTGCACCGTCGCAGGAGACCGGAGCAGATTCACTATCGGCGAAAATCCAGCTATCAGAAG GCACTCCCTCAAGGATACCTCAGCCAGGAGAAGATCGTCACCATTAAAAAAGAGCCAAAAGAATCCCTGGGAATAACGATAGGAGGTGGAAGGGATGTTAAAAATAAACTCCCTCTTTATGTCACCAGTGTACAGCCTATCGGATGCCTTTACAGGGATGGTCGGATTAAGAAAG GAGACATACTTTTGAGTATAAATAATGTCAATTTGACTTTTCTGAGCTACGACGAAGCCGTCTCGGCCCTGAAGTCAAACGCGGCCTTGCATACAGTTGTGCTGAAAGCCCTGGAAATCGTGGTCCCCGAGAAGGCAACAGAATTTCTGGAGGCCCCTGACAGCAGGGAAAATCGGTTCAGCTGGGCCCCCCTTTGGATCACGTGGCTTGGGCTGCCCAG CCACCTCCACTGCTGCCAAGATATTATCTTGCATAAAAGCAACTCCGAGAGCTGGGGATTCAGCATCGTTGGGGGATTTGAAGAAAGCAAAGGGAGCCAGCCGTTCTTCATTAAGACCATCGTACCTGGAACACCCGCCTTCCGGGACAGAAGGCTGAA GTGTGGGGATGAAATTGTGGCCGTCAACGGCATGTCTGCGGTAGGAATGAGCAACGGGGAGCTGATTCCCATGCTGAAGGAACAACGGAATAAAGTCACCCTTACTGTGGTCTCCTGGCCTGGTAGCCTCGTGTAA